Proteins encoded by one window of Oenanthe melanoleuca isolate GR-GAL-2019-014 chromosome 20, OMel1.0, whole genome shotgun sequence:
- the LOC130261381 gene encoding uncharacterized protein LOC130261381 isoform X1: protein MPASVPKKAVTDREEEMKVDKQIHAKKNMKVKRGKTGEEEMEVDVKEKMKEVMEVGEIEKMLYGIPASFRLHQHAGEHKYEDYSTFSCCFHFLTQISPKSVTIGPSQSLTFTQTHSDSILAGFWC from the exons ATGCCTGCATCTGTCCCAAAGAAG gctgtcacAGACAGAGAGGAAGAGATGAAGGTGGACAAACAGATTCATGCAAAGAAGAACATGAAAGTGAAGAGAGGGAAGACTGGAGAAGAAGAGATGGAGGTGGATGTGAAGGAGAAGATGAAGGAAGTGATGGAAGTGGGT GAAATAGAGAAGATGCTTTATGGAATCCCTGCCTCCTTCAGACTGCATCAGCATGCAGGAGAGCACAAATATGAAGATTACAGtaccttctcctgctgcttccattTCCTGACTCAAATCTCACCAAAATCTGTCACTATTGGACCTTCCCAAAGCCTCACATTCACTCAGACTCACTCAGACTCAATCCTTGCTGGATTTTGGTGCTGA
- the LOC130261381 gene encoding glutamic acid-rich protein-like isoform X2, translating to MPASVPKKAVTDREEEMKVDKQIHAKKNMKVKRGKTGEEEMEVDVKEKMKEVMEVGVSMEEKMEEEMQVDVKEEEEEEMEVEMEEYIEDMDIDEKDEEEAMVLG from the exons ATGCCTGCATCTGTCCCAAAGAAG gctgtcacAGACAGAGAGGAAGAGATGAAGGTGGACAAACAGATTCATGCAAAGAAGAACATGAAAGTGAAGAGAGGGAAGACTGGAGAAGAAGAGATGGAGGTGGATGTGAAGGAGAAGATGAAGGAAGTGATGGAAGTGGGTGTGAGTATGGAGGAGAAGATGGAGGAAGAAATGCAGGTGGAtgtgaaggaggaggaagaggaagagatgGAGGTGGAAATGGAAGAGTACATCGAGGACATGGACATTGATGAAAAAGATGAGGAGGAAGCCATGGTCTTGGGATGA